From the genome of Maribacter algicola, one region includes:
- a CDS encoding T9SS type A sorting domain-containing protein, with protein TVRDTDDTTCSSETGTITIDPVPNAPENPVVYIENSTCEMMGSASITNYDDTLTYTFSPAGPTVGAGGVISGFLLDTAYSVTVKDLKSGCESGESIFSVGSWQEMSCSIVQDQLTTDHLTMDGVATATPFGGMAPFTYLWDNGETTQTATKLTYGMHSVTITDANGCETMCQIDIAKELYCWINLIQHVTEYGGKDGAARVSGNGGYRPFTFRWDDGSTEATNRSLTAGIHTVTITDATGATSECTITIMEPTGSACDKFTSEVEQDKLTTDHLTKDGGATVTPYGGTAPYTYYWDNGETTQTATTLTYGMHWVKVTDANGCESVSYIDIAKELYCWVNLIQNVTEYGGKDGAARVSGNGGYRPFTFKWDDGSTEATNRSLTAGIHYVTITDATGATSQCSITITQPGPEVCDGVDNDGDGKVDEGFDSDMDGIADCFDECDNRLDSDQDGVPDCLDICPNGDDSKDSDGDGVPDTCDVEECDGLDNDGDGKVDEGFDADMDGIADCFDECDNNLDTDQDGVPDCLDKCPGLDDNLDTDGDGTPDCMDDCDDTVDTDGDGIVDCQDDEINSPCPDSVDANGVSLDTDGDGVVDCLDVCLGFDDSLDTDGDGTPDGCDVEECDGVDNDGDGDIDEDVLLPTVEFVSFDEVSIDEGIQYNLSGGSPEGGVYSGPGVTDNEDGTYNFDPSLAGIGEHTLTYTYVSENGCSNSATDVVKVLEAVSFTVLINEFQPNPPGTDPSEQSIELKGPAGQSFTGWIVILDSDSANSGQVNDVEQVTGTFDANGLLTVSIPDIENPSFTIMITDNYQDGINDFDSNDDGVLDTGISNLGNIMDAIGIPDESSDENFLFGTQLGGADFKFTGDEPVLVFRDSNTDAWYAINDHTIEIAYDIDANPYAFSSFSGNLQAPTFGMANPYLVTTARTFQMEVWPNPTVEILNLEVPKNSGIVRFDLYDISGKLVKSVPGTSWNLMQIDVRNLETGVYIIRANGGNSGAMIKKFIKR; from the coding sequence TACCGTTCGCGACACGGACGACACGACCTGTTCCAGCGAGACGGGCACCATAACGATAGACCCCGTACCGAACGCGCCTGAAAACCCTGTGGTATATATCGAAAACTCAACATGTGAAATGATGGGTTCTGCGAGCATAACGAACTACGACGACACGCTGACCTATACGTTCTCCCCTGCGGGGCCTACGGTAGGAGCCGGCGGTGTGATCTCCGGCTTCCTATTAGATACTGCCTATTCGGTCACTGTAAAGGATTTAAAAAGTGGATGTGAGTCGGGTGAGTCAATATTCAGTGTAGGTTCATGGCAGGAAATGAGCTGTAGTATCGTACAAGATCAGCTTACCACGGATCATCTAACAATGGATGGGGTGGCAACGGCAACACCTTTTGGGGGTATGGCACCGTTCACCTATTTATGGGACAACGGGGAGACCACTCAAACGGCCACCAAATTGACCTATGGGATGCATTCCGTTACCATTACAGATGCCAACGGTTGCGAAACGATGTGTCAAATAGATATTGCCAAGGAACTCTATTGTTGGATAAACCTGATACAGCATGTAACAGAGTATGGCGGTAAAGACGGTGCCGCACGTGTAAGCGGTAACGGAGGATACAGGCCCTTTACCTTCCGGTGGGATGACGGGTCTACGGAAGCGACCAACCGCTCGTTAACGGCAGGTATACATACTGTGACCATTACCGATGCCACGGGGGCGACTTCCGAATGTACTATTACTATAATGGAGCCTACCGGAAGTGCATGTGATAAATTTACAAGTGAGGTGGAACAAGATAAGCTTACTACTGACCATTTGACAAAGGACGGGGGGGCAACGGTAACGCCTTATGGCGGTACTGCGCCCTATACCTACTATTGGGACAATGGTGAGACCACCCAAACGGCCACCACTTTGACCTATGGCATGCATTGGGTGAAGGTTACGGACGCCAATGGTTGTGAATCCGTGTCGTATATAGATATAGCCAAGGAACTTTATTGTTGGGTGAACCTGATACAAAATGTTACAGAGTATGGCGGTAAAGACGGTGCCGCACGTGTAAGCGGTAACGGAGGATACAGGCCCTTTACATTTAAATGGGATGACGGATCTACGGAAGCGACCAACCGCTCGTTAACGGCCGGGATACATTATGTGACAATCACGGATGCCACGGGGGCGACCTCGCAATGCAGTATTACCATAACCCAACCGGGACCAGAGGTTTGTGATGGTGTAGATAATGATGGAGATGGAAAAGTGGACGAAGGGTTCGATTCCGATATGGACGGAATCGCCGATTGTTTCGATGAGTGCGATAATAGATTGGACTCTGACCAAGACGGTGTACCCGATTGTTTAGATATATGTCCAAATGGAGATGATTCCAAGGATTCCGATGGTGATGGAGTGCCCGATACCTGTGATGTGGAAGAGTGCGATGGTCTCGATAATGATGGCGATGGTAAAGTAGATGAAGGATTCGATGCCGATATGGACGGGATTGCCGACTGTTTTGATGAGTGCGATAATAATTTAGATACTGATCAGGATGGTGTGCCGGATTGTTTGGACAAATGTCCAGGATTGGATGATAACTTGGATACAGATGGAGACGGTACCCCCGATTGTATGGACGATTGTGACGATACCGTTGACACAGACGGTGACGGTATTGTCGATTGTCAGGATGACGAAATCAATTCGCCCTGTCCAGATAGCGTAGATGCCAACGGCGTCTCTTTGGATACGGATGGAGATGGCGTAGTGGATTGTTTGGATGTATGTCTAGGTTTTGATGATAGCTTGGATACCGATGGAGACGGAACTCCGGATGGATGCGATGTTGAAGAATGCGACGGTGTCGACAATGACGGTGATGGTGACATCGATGAAGACGTATTATTGCCAACGGTTGAGTTTGTTTCCTTTGACGAAGTAAGTATAGATGAAGGAATTCAGTATAACCTTTCTGGAGGCAGCCCTGAAGGGGGTGTATATAGTGGACCTGGAGTAACGGATAACGAAGACGGCACTTACAATTTTGACCCATCGTTAGCCGGCATAGGGGAACATACGCTAACCTATACCTATGTTAGCGAGAATGGTTGTTCCAATTCCGCAACGGATGTAGTTAAGGTATTAGAAGCTGTTTCTTTCACCGTACTTATCAATGAATTCCAGCCAAATCCACCTGGTACGGATCCATCTGAACAGTCTATTGAACTCAAAGGTCCTGCTGGTCAATCCTTTACTGGATGGATAGTAATTTTGGATTCTGATTCGGCCAATTCTGGCCAGGTTAATGATGTGGAGCAAGTTACAGGCACTTTTGACGCAAATGGACTTTTAACAGTTTCAATTCCGGATATAGAGAACCCGAGCTTTACCATAATGATTACGGATAACTATCAAGATGGTATCAACGATTTTGATAGTAATGATGATGGTGTTTTGGATACCGGCATTTCCAATCTCGGCAATATCATGGATGCCATTGGTATTCCTGATGAATCAAGTGATGAGAACTTCTTGTTTGGTACTCAATTGGGAGGTGCTGACTTTAAATTTACAGGGGATGAACCGGTTCTGGTATTTAGGGATAGCAATACGGATGCCTGGTATGCAATAAATGATCATACAATAGAAATCGCTTATGATATAGATGCAAATCCTTATGCGTTTAGTTCATTTAGTGGAAATTTGCAAGCACCTACTTTTGGAATGGCAAATCCATACCTTGTTACAACGGCACGTACCTTTCAAATGGAAGTATGGCCAAATCCTACGGTTGAAATTTTAAACTTGGAAGTTCCTAAGAACTCTGGAATAGTAAGATTTGATCTTTATGATATTTCTGGAAAATTGGTGAAGAGTGTTCCCGGGACTTCTTGGAACCTTATGCAAATAGATGTAAGAAATTTAGAAACGGGTGTTTATATCATTAGAGCAAATGGTGGCAACTCCGGCGCTATGATTAAAAAATTCATTAAAAGATAG